In Hippoglossus hippoglossus isolate fHipHip1 chromosome 11, fHipHip1.pri, whole genome shotgun sequence, the sequence GATAAACAGGGCTTGATGAGATTTTATACGAGGGACTTATTGTTCTTGTATCGTGATCTTAGGTGTCAGTACTGTGGTGGAACATTTTGGAATAAAGGATTTACACCGGGTTGACCTTTTGTCCAAGGCTCCTCTCGTTTCTGGCCCTGCCTTTACCTTCCGAGTGACTCTTGTCATGAAGAAGGTCTTATAAATATGGATGCCCTCTTCTCGAGGCCGTGATGCAATTTCAGcaataggatttttttttaagggtgGTAGAAATGTTCAGTTGGGTTGCAAAAATTGGACCTAAAGCCTTAGCCCAAGGTTGcttctttatatttttcatcttagatttatttatttctgccaCAGCTTGTGTCACTTCGGTGTGGAGATCTCTGATGGAAGTGGATAAAGGGAAAACGAAGGATTTTTTACTTTCTATACAGCAGCTGGTTTTATATGAACACTGGAATAAACAAAatacctttaaaaaatataatgtgCACTTATTCCTTCCTAGCGCAGGAGATTGTGCCTATGCTGTGGCTACAAAGATCACTGTAAGTATGTACACTCGGTTAAGGAGGTTGTGTCCTGACTGGTACATGGAATTGTTGTTTAGCCAGTGTAATGGCCGGGAAGTACAAGGAGTCAAAGGGTAAATAGTGACACACCAAAGGAATAAAATAGAGCAGGCTACCTGGATACAACAGCAAAACTCCAATTAACTCAAGTACCCTCTAGCCCTGTAAACTTCCATAGGCACTTAATGTGCAGCACTGATGCCAGTAACATAGGCTCATGCTTTTAAATGAAACTGCTATGACCGTATTTCAAAAGCACTCCAAAGATAAAGAACATGATGAACCATAATCTCCTATTGGATAGAAGAACCAGCATTCATGTGTTACATGATAATCTGCAAAGAAATTGCAAGCATGGACGTAAACATGTTCTAAACATTATAATGCTCTCATCTGGTCACCGTGCGCCAGctagttaaaggttcagtgtgtaggatttaggtgaCAGGGATCTATTGTCAgacattgaatataaaataatcccagtgatgttttcacaagtgtgtttcatctaaacttagtacaaattgttgttttctttcccctaGAAAGACCCTTTACatcaaaatactttatttttgcaTCGGGTGCGGGTCgtctctatggaggccgccatgtttttaaactgtagtccagactggacaaggttctctttcatgtttggaaggggagggtgaggggtatACTGACAAGAAGACTGCCATTGTCTCCTATAAATGTCTTTTACACAAGACTGGCGTCACTCCATTGCTCACCTCCGCCCCTCTTGTCTCTTCTATACCCTCAACTCATCCTTTCAGGAGCAcatggtctctctctcacacttacacacacatgcgcagacacacacacacacagctattttatatatgttttgcAACCGTGCACATCCTATTTGGGGCATTTTGAATACGATGCACAGAACATCGCGGCGCAGAACTCATCAAGAGGAACAGATGTCATTATCAACAGAGATAAGGAATCATTACTTTGACAGCTTAACAAACAGCTCTGTCTCCCCGAGTGTGGAAGACAAATGACGGGATGTTGTCCCGTGATGATCTGAGCTGTGATTTTTGTGCAAGCGCAAGCACATATAGCGGAGGCTTGTAACGGTGCAGTCGTTATTTTCAGAATGTTGCCCATAACCAGCATTAGCGATACCCTTCATGCAGTTGGAAGCACGTCCTTGGCAGCGATACCCACCGGGGGAAGAAGGAAAGAGCAAGAATGAGAGAGGCAGGCTGGaactgaaaagagagagagagagagagagagagagagagagagagagagagagagagagagaggtttatTATCTGAGTTTGCAACAGCATAGGAAGCCACTAGATATATTCAACAAGACGATGAAACTAAAAAGCATGATGGTAcataaaataaattttaaaagaaaaacaataaacacaacacactaaTGTAATGGGACTGAACAAGCTTGCAATGAGAAATTATACAAGCTTTCATTCGTGGAGCAGCACACAGTTACTCAACATTAATGAACTGTAATGGGGTTAGATTTGAATAAGGAGATTACCTGCTTATCTTTACTGTTGATTTTCTTCggcaaatatataaaataatatctcCACTACGCACAATTGCATTTTCCTTGTAATTAGGGAGAATATGAAAGTGGATCTTGTTGGATACTGTTATGCAATGAGGGTCAGAGAACTAGACTTCCAAAAATACATAATGAATAAAACCTTAAACAACcacaataatttaacataaaataaGTCAGTGCTTAATACAGCAAAATACTCCAACTCCAAACTCATCAGCAATTGTTTAGCATGTATAATGATCATCATGTCAGCTAATAGGTTATATTTAGCAGTAAACACAGAGTACAGCTGAGGCAGCATCATCTCTACTGACGCAATATTGGCACTACAACTTTCAGTTATCACCAATGTTATGAAGCTTGATCCTGAGGCGGACAAaagtgtgtgggtgcgtgtgtgtgtttcatggcaatccatccattattttcaataaaaacatagcTAGAAAAAGCCGGTGGATCACCAAAGTGATTCGAATTCATGATCTGAGGACCATGAGCGTCTCTACAAAATTCCATCAATAAATCCAAAGGAtctttcagtctggaccaaccAAACCACATCAACATCCACATTGTTAGTGTGGGAGTTAACTGTTGGAACCTGCAAGTACAAAACAGCTTTTTCTTAAAGTCTGTTAAACCACAGTTTTGCTCTGAGTGCAAAGTAGAATGAAGTCCATTACATGAGGTAAATgaagtttaattaaaacaatgtgaacgtctgcagggggggggggggggggctgttacacaaatgtagtttgagggagatgGACCCATGAACACGGAACTTGTGATTTTGTTCACAGCATATTGACATCGGCACTTATCACCATTAgatatttgttgtctttttacGTCTGTCTCATGTAAAAGCCTTATTAACCCCCCCACTCACTTACAGTGAATCCAgtggggatcccctgctgtgtgcCCACATTGGATTCTACAGACTTTCTGCGGACGTTAATCTATGGGGCCAGGCAGGAAGTACAGAGACTCTCACTCATATTtgcattcatacatacatataacTGCTGAGGATATCtggatttcagtgcatgtctgaaaaaagCTGAAGTTGAAGTCCAGATAACTTGAGCCTGTGTAAAATCAGAGAGAGATGAAAGCTGCTGTCTTGTCAACACTAACAGTCGCAGGGTTTAGACAATAAGAAACGGAATCCGACAATTAAAACAGACAACAGGTGAAAGCTAACTGTGTGAGGGGATTTCTGACCTAAGacaatgtctctctctgttcctcccaGTCTCAGAAGTGCTGTCTTGCTCCCAATTCACTGATGAATTGTCAACCTGTCAATGTGTTTCGCtaatcatttttctttctaaaaaatGATTTTCCCTCATGAGACTTTGGTCTTTGGTTTCCTGCAGTTTCTCAGAAAGCTTGTCCTTAGTCTCTTCCATTTTCTCAGAGATGCGCTCCTTTGTAACCTCCATTTTTCTCTGACAGTCTCTCCTTCGTCCCCTCCATCTTTTCTGTAAATTTCTCTTTTGTCTCCTCCATTTTGTCCTGGGTGTATTCTTTTACAGGTGGTGGCGCGGACAAGTAGCCGTGTTTGCGGAGATACTGAATTGACAGTGATGTGCCACCCAGAGTTACCGTATATCTAGCAGGGGTGGAAATCtgtaagaaaacaaagacaaggaACACAAGGAATCCCTGAATCCATCCCTCATAAAATCACTATACTGCATCTGCTTTTATTAAATCTATGCTAAGGATGGAAGCaagggctgcacgatattagaCAATTAAAAAAGGGGTCACGGGCCAAACTTGATTTTGATAGTTAATTTGTATGATTTGTTTGATCTGGAAGTTATGTTGTGGTGAAACCCTTGCCTctctgtttacatttgaaaaggtACATGGTCTCAGTCTCTAAATCACTGATGACAGCAATGTAGCCATATTTCCTGGGAGTGACGGCCACTTTAGCCTTTTAGGCATTACGAGGTGCATGGCGAGAGTATCAGCGTGGATAACTCATCGAGCGTGCCAATAACACACCCGACCCGCTTTTCCTTCCACCACCCACCCAGCGCTGCTGCATTTCAGAGCATCGCTGGATACCCATCTGCTGCAGCGTGGTGGAAATCTCTGCATGCGTCTTGCCAGTTCCAAACAACTCTTTAA encodes:
- the LOC117770682 gene encoding LOW QUALITY PROTEIN: uncharacterized protein C18orf19 homolog B-like (The sequence of the model RefSeq protein was modified relative to this genomic sequence to represent the inferred CDS: deleted 3 bases in 2 codons), which produces MAGVNVVPFLEIMGLPETLVGLLKNSSSGYTLTAYAIYKISTPARYTVTLGGTSLSIQYLRKHGYLSAPPPVKEYTQDKMEETKEKFTEKMEGTKERLSEKMEVTKERISEKMEETKDKLSEKLQETKDKSHEGKSFFRKKND